One Acaryochloris marina S15 DNA segment encodes these proteins:
- a CDS encoding ShlB/FhaC/HecB family hemolysin secretion/activation protein has product MNKPLSILLGLGISCCSLKPLVAQEAPILPDTLPLPEESPPDAPTTPLPPTLEINPFQLPSGIDPRLDRNLVVTPEQFVFEGNTVFSNEQLQAEVAEFIGQPQTITDLLTVEEKITQRYAKEGYINSGANITLGQEIDPSNAVITIEIIEGQVTDIVIQGADRLESYIRDRIEPATEGVLREQDLQDALRWLQVDPLIRGINAQLTPSAVVGQATLTLDVNPHKPFSLDVFANNNRAPSVGTFERGATATYRNVTGLGDSVDLTFRNTDGSNLVSVNYATPVNIQNGTVGLSFTYGDNDIVEEPFDLIDLNTSAFQLEASYRQPILRKISGNQIQEFALGVSLSRLESNESLLGIPFPLTEGADGTGQTNSTVLRLTQDWNNRDRNDSIILRSQFNIGLPISTRNADLFGDGTFFAWRGQALWAHQFSKFTWVNRGGVQFADGPVIPSEQFSLGGVSTVRGYRQDGLTRDSGLFFSSELRVPLFSGSAGTLQLVPFIDVGHGFNQGQRFLPNPSQTLASVGLGLRYDLSERISARIDFGIPLLNQPDRRPTLQEEGLYLSITGRL; this is encoded by the coding sequence ATGAATAAACCATTATCCATCCTGCTCGGATTGGGTATCAGTTGCTGCAGCCTTAAACCGCTCGTGGCACAAGAGGCTCCGATCCTCCCAGACACCCTCCCCCTCCCCGAGGAGTCCCCCCCAGATGCTCCAACCACTCCACTTCCACCGACCCTTGAAATCAATCCCTTTCAGTTACCCTCTGGGATTGATCCACGACTAGATCGCAACTTAGTCGTTACCCCCGAGCAGTTCGTCTTTGAAGGGAATACCGTTTTCTCGAATGAGCAATTGCAGGCTGAAGTCGCAGAATTTATCGGCCAACCCCAGACGATCACAGACCTACTGACCGTAGAAGAAAAAATTACCCAACGCTATGCCAAAGAGGGGTACATCAACTCCGGGGCTAATATTACCCTCGGCCAAGAGATCGACCCCTCTAATGCAGTAATCACCATTGAAATCATAGAGGGGCAAGTAACCGATATCGTCATTCAGGGAGCAGATCGTCTTGAATCTTATATTCGAGACAGGATTGAACCCGCGACGGAGGGTGTACTCCGGGAGCAAGACCTTCAAGATGCCCTGAGATGGCTGCAGGTTGATCCGCTGATACGGGGCATCAATGCTCAGCTTACGCCCAGTGCAGTGGTCGGCCAAGCCACCCTCACCTTGGATGTTAACCCCCATAAACCCTTTAGCTTAGACGTTTTTGCCAATAACAATCGTGCCCCCTCTGTCGGCACCTTTGAAAGAGGAGCCACGGCCACCTACCGCAACGTCACGGGCCTGGGCGATAGTGTTGATCTCACCTTTCGCAACACAGACGGCAGCAACTTGGTGAGTGTCAACTATGCCACCCCAGTCAACATCCAAAACGGCACCGTGGGCCTCAGTTTCACCTATGGCGATAACGATATTGTCGAAGAACCCTTTGATCTCATTGACCTCAACACCAGCGCCTTCCAGTTAGAAGCCTCCTATCGCCAACCCATCCTGAGAAAAATCAGTGGCAATCAGATCCAAGAATTTGCCCTTGGTGTTTCCCTCTCCCGCCTGGAGAGCAATGAAAGTCTATTGGGAATTCCCTTCCCCCTTACAGAAGGCGCAGATGGAACGGGCCAAACGAACTCCACCGTGCTACGCCTCACCCAAGATTGGAACAATCGAGACCGCAACGACTCCATCATTCTCAGATCTCAATTCAATATTGGCCTGCCCATCAGCACCCGCAACGCCGATTTATTTGGTGATGGCACCTTCTTTGCCTGGAGGGGGCAAGCACTCTGGGCACATCAGTTTTCTAAATTCACCTGGGTCAATCGCGGTGGAGTGCAGTTCGCAGATGGACCCGTGATTCCTTCTGAGCAATTCAGCCTGGGGGGAGTCTCCACCGTGCGCGGCTATCGACAGGATGGCCTCACCCGTGATAGTGGTTTGTTCTTCTCCTCAGAGCTGCGAGTTCCCCTATTCTCAGGCTCCGCAGGCACCCTCCAACTCGTCCCTTTCATCGATGTGGGGCATGGCTTTAATCAGGGACAGCGTTTCTTACCGAACCCCAGCCAAACTTTAGCGTCCGTGGGATTAGGTCTGCGCTATGACCTCTCAGAAAGAATCAGTGCCCGTATTGACTTCGGTATCCCCTTACTCAATCAGCCAGATCGACGGCCTACTCTCCAAGAAGAGGGGCTATATCTATCCATCACTGGGAGGCTTTAA
- a CDS encoding filamentous hemagglutinin N-terminal domain-containing protein, protein MKNLSFLILLSIASLDSLILEPFVLAQVSPDQSLNTQVLKSNSLIRVNGGRQSSNNLFHSFKELNINSNQQVLFENGRSIVNIFARVTGGRVSVLDGLIATQNPANLYILNSNGIFFGNSIQLNIGGSFFSSTATSIQFDDGLEFYSENGNNSFLSPTQPEFVKFNGMSGEIALTGNGNQLNVDPVTSIGIGAGRSTSGIRVNPGQQVVVLGNGVSFDGGIITAPSGNINVGSVKEGVVGFQGFQQSKSGNTVDYALVKEFNDIRLSNSSLVDASSFPNNLSRSFISFEGKNLTLESGSFVVIQNEGSIGGGKIQFNFKEAIQHIGIKNRPSLPPGLTSLRNTSGIIGSSVFSQGPDISIKAKNLTLLNAGVILNNAAFAGKGGNIDVDISDSIRIEGDVLPDPIASFSTILTSSNGTATAGKVNIKAAQLSLNRHGTIQSISFSSSPSESVNILVSKKIILNGNSEFSGLPSSIFSSSFRSGRAADVNIKTSKLSIFDGGFLISTALASGDSGNLIVNANDSILLSGIRTNSDGGVDPSGIGTFANVSPTNELIRFGLPPFPSGNLGVTQITTNSLKIQEGAVISTSNEGFGRTGDLFINANNVQLSRGAIESFAIDDDGGNINLNTKVLLLDDLSRVAANSFGTGTGGNINVTSDLIILKESVIAANSAQSTGGNISIDTLGLFLSPDSTITATSQLGTQFDGSVDVEAEITDFNRDPNLNIQSEPPELYASCGPTYRDTLAYYRVGSAGQPINPETLPSSESRWMQVAKARYDQRRLTYADPETGEHKPLKRVVGWKANDNGTVTFVNDPREADQYASEIASTLQACQPDPTAKAG, encoded by the coding sequence CTTAGTATTGCAAGTCTTGATAGCTTGATACTTGAGCCATTTGTATTGGCTCAAGTATCTCCTGACCAATCATTAAATACTCAAGTATTGAAAAGTAATAGCTTGATTCGAGTTAATGGTGGCAGACAATCAAGTAATAACTTGTTTCATAGTTTTAAAGAATTAAATATAAATAGTAATCAACAAGTTTTGTTTGAAAATGGTAGGTCTATTGTAAATATTTTTGCAAGGGTGACTGGAGGCAGGGTATCAGTATTAGATGGCTTAATTGCGACTCAAAATCCAGCTAATCTTTATATACTCAATTCAAATGGCATCTTCTTTGGAAATTCAATCCAACTCAATATTGGTGGATCATTTTTCTCTTCTACAGCTACAAGTATCCAGTTTGATGATGGGCTTGAGTTTTATAGTGAGAATGGTAATAACTCATTTTTATCACCTACGCAACCAGAATTCGTTAAGTTCAATGGTATGTCTGGTGAAATCGCTTTAACAGGTAATGGTAACCAACTTAATGTGGATCCCGTTACGAGTATTGGAATTGGAGCTGGTAGAAGTACTTCTGGAATTAGGGTAAATCCTGGTCAGCAAGTGGTTGTTTTGGGTAATGGCGTTTCTTTTGACGGCGGAATAATAACAGCTCCATCAGGAAATATCAATGTTGGAAGTGTCAAGGAAGGGGTTGTAGGATTTCAAGGGTTTCAACAATCTAAGTCTGGAAATACTGTTGACTATGCATTAGTCAAAGAATTCAATGACATCAGGCTTAGCAATTCTTCATTAGTTGATGCTAGTAGTTTTCCAAATAACTTATCTCGTAGCTTTATTAGTTTTGAGGGCAAGAACCTAACGTTAGAAAGTGGATCTTTTGTAGTAATTCAAAACGAAGGAAGTATTGGTGGTGGAAAAATACAGTTTAACTTTAAGGAAGCTATTCAGCATATAGGAATCAAGAATAGACCTAGTTTACCCCCCGGACTTACATCTCTGAGAAATACATCAGGTATTATTGGCTCTAGCGTTTTTAGTCAAGGTCCAGATATATCCATCAAGGCTAAAAATTTAACGCTTCTGAATGCAGGTGTTATTTTGAACAATGCAGCGTTTGCTGGAAAAGGTGGAAATATTGATGTAGATATTTCTGATTCAATACGTATTGAAGGAGACGTTCTACCAGATCCGATAGCATCTTTCTCTACAATTTTGACTAGTAGTAATGGAACTGCGACTGCTGGGAAAGTTAATATTAAGGCAGCTCAATTATCTTTAAATAGGCATGGTACAATCCAATCTATTTCGTTCTCTTCATCCCCAAGTGAGTCCGTAAATATACTCGTTAGTAAAAAAATTATACTTAATGGTAATTCTGAGTTTTCAGGACTTCCAAGCTCTATATTTTCATCTTCATTTAGAAGCGGTCGAGCTGCTGATGTCAATATAAAAACTTCAAAACTTTCGATTTTTGATGGAGGATTTTTAATTTCAACTGCCCTTGCATCAGGTGATAGTGGAAACCTTATTGTCAACGCCAATGATTCCATTTTACTGTCTGGGATTAGAACCAATAGTGATGGCGGTGTAGATCCATCTGGAATTGGAACTTTCGCTAATGTGTCACCTACTAATGAACTGATTAGGTTTGGTCTTCCACCATTCCCTTCGGGTAATTTGGGAGTTACCCAGATAACAACAAACAGCCTAAAGATTCAGGAAGGAGCGGTTATATCAACGAGTAATGAGGGTTTTGGAAGAACAGGGGATTTATTTATTAATGCAAATAATGTCCAGCTCAGCAGAGGGGCTATTGAGTCATTTGCAATTGATGATGATGGGGGCAATATAAATCTCAATACAAAAGTGCTGCTTTTGGATGATTTGAGTAGAGTCGCAGCTAACTCTTTTGGGACTGGTACTGGTGGGAATATTAATGTTACTTCTGATCTGATAATTCTAAAAGAATCTGTAATTGCAGCAAATTCAGCACAATCAACGGGAGGTAATATTTCTATTGACACCCTTGGCCTCTTCCTATCCCCAGACAGTACCATCACAGCTACTTCCCAACTTGGTACTCAGTTTGATGGCAGTGTCGATGTGGAAGCTGAAATTACTGACTTTAACCGTGATCCTAACCTGAATATTCAATCTGAACCCCCTGAGCTATACGCTTCCTGTGGCCCCACTTACCGCGATACTCTAGCCTACTATCGGGTTGGCTCGGCGGGACAACCCATCAACCCTGAAACTCTTCCAAGTTCGGAAAGCCGCTGGATGCAAGTCGCCAAAGCGAGGTATGATCAACGGCGATTGACATATGCTGATCCGGAAACGGGGGAACACAAGCCACTTAAACGAGTGGTTGGATGGAAGGCGAATGATAACGGCACCGTGACATTCGTAAACGATCCACGAGAAGCAGATCAGTACGCTTCCGAGATCGCATCCACACTCCAGGCTTGCCAACCGGATCCAACCGCAAAAGCTGGTTAA
- a CDS encoding CHAT domain-containing protein, with translation MKHIAKILLLSLLLIPSAKAADLTPLDKADALTVQGNQQLDQGNPSGAFTSFEKAQSFYQEINNEEGIRGSRINKALAHQQLGQYLNACREVSLALAIERYCQSDAPTTPLVDRTFDTTDLIALQNLGKIFQELGYLERSETVLTLAIANAKQQGNQAQQLASQQTLANTRTIQVRSAIQKFQISGEALVQATQVKAAEKTAKQAFADYEALDISQARLGWLSLYDDLDQWIASDGPGIFEMVELRDSLQSKRGQILQTLLQSDLNALSPISRVYAHLKISKIVAKQSGKLSGKHPLVLAFEQAQTAQNLANELDNYRALSFVYGQLGRLYQQSGQSDLSMRSYELAAQFAQSIQAWDGLYQWRSALAQQYEDQGQTQQAITSYTSAISALEHVRWNLLPVTSDLQFSFKEQVEPVYQQYMGLLLETDNPDLTQVSQVNQSLRLAELENYLKCGETNLVPLAQAQDSQQVVVQILDLGDQTTVIVGDTHYTVDPNQLKTTIDELTVALQGDNFYDMRQSQYLPLLQSLYQQILEPAVAKNLILEETPIKFHLSGPLQNIPMALLHDGKRYLIERNPVALSNGYVRESIPPSRQPGAVVGGVSTNSPSLQKTALAPLPEVAEEVGVIQATFPDAKLILNKDFTYQNILKNVEKPTSKILHLSTHGQFSSDPTQTFLLAWDRPLNVKDISGVLEAGSGGGLDLLFLSACHSAQGDPRSLLGLAGLSAQSGANNTVASLWSADAAASVLVSQEFYAAVKNQKPMNEALRQAQLKLLKSEYAHPYYWANYVLVQL, from the coding sequence TTGAAGCACATTGCCAAAATCCTACTCCTATCCCTGCTGCTCATCCCAAGTGCAAAAGCAGCGGATCTCACCCCCTTAGACAAAGCCGATGCCCTCACCGTCCAGGGGAATCAACAGTTGGATCAGGGGAATCCGAGTGGTGCCTTTACCTCCTTTGAAAAAGCCCAATCGTTTTACCAGGAAATTAACAACGAGGAAGGCATTAGAGGGTCGAGAATCAACAAAGCCCTAGCCCATCAGCAGCTCGGGCAATACCTCAATGCCTGTCGTGAAGTAAGCCTTGCCCTAGCGATTGAGAGGTATTGCCAATCAGACGCTCCTACCACTCCTCTTGTGGATCGAACCTTTGATACGACGGATCTGATTGCCCTACAAAACTTAGGCAAGATATTTCAGGAACTAGGATACCTAGAACGATCCGAAACGGTTCTCACCCTTGCGATCGCAAATGCAAAACAACAAGGCAATCAGGCCCAACAGCTAGCGAGTCAACAGACCCTCGCCAATACCCGGACTATTCAGGTAAGGTCAGCAATTCAGAAATTTCAAATCTCGGGAGAGGCCCTGGTCCAAGCGACCCAAGTTAAAGCCGCAGAGAAAACCGCCAAACAAGCCTTTGCGGACTATGAAGCCTTAGACATCAGCCAAGCCCGACTCGGATGGCTCAGCCTCTATGATGATCTTGATCAGTGGATAGCTTCAGATGGCCCAGGCATCTTTGAGATGGTTGAATTACGGGATTCTCTGCAGTCCAAACGGGGGCAAATCCTACAAACCTTATTGCAATCTGACCTCAATGCACTCTCACCCATCTCACGGGTGTATGCCCATCTGAAAATATCCAAAATTGTCGCGAAACAATCGGGGAAACTCTCAGGGAAACATCCCCTGGTCCTCGCCTTTGAACAGGCCCAGACCGCTCAAAACCTAGCGAACGAGCTGGATAACTATCGAGCCTTGTCCTTCGTCTATGGTCAACTGGGTCGGCTCTATCAGCAGAGTGGTCAGAGCGATCTCTCCATGCGCTCCTATGAGCTGGCCGCCCAGTTCGCCCAGTCCATTCAAGCCTGGGATGGGCTTTACCAATGGCGCAGTGCCCTAGCCCAGCAGTATGAGGATCAGGGGCAAACCCAGCAGGCGATCACCTCCTACACAAGCGCGATTTCGGCCCTTGAGCATGTGCGTTGGAACCTATTGCCCGTCACCTCCGATCTGCAATTCTCCTTTAAAGAACAAGTGGAACCCGTTTACCAGCAATATATGGGACTGTTGCTTGAAACGGATAACCCTGACTTGACGCAAGTGTCTCAAGTCAATCAAAGTCTGCGACTCGCTGAATTAGAGAACTATCTCAAGTGCGGGGAAACTAACTTAGTGCCCCTGGCACAAGCTCAAGATTCTCAACAAGTTGTCGTGCAAATCTTAGATCTTGGGGACCAAACCACCGTCATTGTTGGCGATACCCATTACACCGTAGACCCTAATCAACTCAAGACGACGATTGACGAACTAACAGTTGCTCTGCAAGGGGATAATTTCTATGACATGCGTCAGTCGCAATACCTTCCCCTCTTGCAGTCGCTGTATCAGCAGATCCTTGAGCCTGCAGTGGCAAAAAATCTAATCCTAGAAGAAACCCCCATTAAGTTCCACCTGAGTGGTCCTCTGCAAAATATCCCAATGGCGTTACTCCATGATGGCAAGCGTTATCTGATTGAGCGTAACCCAGTCGCACTATCAAATGGCTATGTCAGAGAGTCTATTCCCCCCTCTCGTCAACCTGGAGCTGTGGTGGGAGGGGTATCTACAAATAGTCCGAGCTTGCAGAAAACAGCGTTAGCCCCCTTGCCTGAAGTCGCTGAAGAAGTGGGAGTAATTCAAGCAACTTTCCCTGATGCCAAGTTGATTCTAAACAAAGATTTCACCTATCAAAACATCCTCAAAAACGTAGAAAAGCCCACTTCAAAAATCCTCCACCTGTCTACTCACGGGCAATTTAGCTCTGACCCTACTCAAACGTTCCTACTTGCATGGGACCGACCTTTGAATGTGAAAGATATTTCTGGTGTATTGGAAGCGGGGAGTGGTGGAGGACTAGATCTACTCTTCCTCAGTGCTTGTCACAGTGCCCAAGGTGATCCGAGATCGTTATTAGGTTTAGCGGGCCTTTCTGCACAATCCGGGGCGAATAATACCGTTGCCTCTTTGTGGTCTGCAGATGCGGCTGCATCAGTGCTAGTGTCTCAAGAGTTTTATGCAGCTGTCAAAAATCAGAAACCCATGAATGAAGCACTGAGACAAGCGCAATTGAAGCTATTAAAATCAGAGTATGCCCATCCCTACTACTGGGCAAATTATGTGCTGGTCCAGCTTTAA